One Olleya sp. Hel_I_94 genomic window, GGTGCATACAGGTAAAGATAGTTATCTCAACAAAGTTATTACAATGGTTGAGGAAGCACAAAAGACCAAGTCCAAAATGCAAAACCTTTCCGATAGAGCGGCAAAATGGTTGACATATATCGCTTTAGCTATTGGTTTTGGAACATTGGCAGTTTGGTTGCTTTTGGGCTTTCCATTTGTCTATGCGTTAGAAAGAATGGTTACCGTTATGGTAATTGCTTGTCCGCACGCATTAGGTCTTGCCATTCCACTTGTGGTTGCTATTTCTACCGCTGTTTCTGCGCAAAATGGATTATTGATTCGTAATAGAACTGCGTTTGAAGAATCGCGCAAGATATCTGCCTTACTATTTGACAAAACAGGGACATTGACCAAAGGAGACTTTGGCGTTACCAGAATTGAATCTATAGATAAGTCATATTCGCCAGAAGAAATTTTACGACTCTCAAGTGCGTTGGAACAAAGTTCAGAACATCCTATTGCAGTTGGTATCATTAAAAAAGTGAAAGAAAACAATGTTCCCATTCCCAATCCAGAAAACTTTAATTCAATAACAGGAAAAGGTGTTGAAGCCAAAGTTGAAGGTAAACAAGTAAAAGTAGTAAGTCCTGGTTATTTAAGAGACGAAAAAATCACCATTCCTGAAGATGCCTATAGTGATGCTGCAGAAACTGTAGTATTTGTATTAATTGATGGAAAATTGGCAGGTTATATTGCCCTTGCGGATGAAATTAGACCAGAATCTGCGGAAGCTATTAAAATATTCAAAAAGAATAATATTAAAGTCTTAATGGCGACAGGCGACAATGAAATAACAGCCAAGGCAGTAAGCGAGAAACTTGGATTGGATGGCTATTATGCCGAAGTATTACCACACCAAAAAGTGGAAATCGTAAAAGGACTACAAGACAAAGGAGAATTTGTTGCGATGACTGGTGATGGTGTTAATGATGCACCTGCATTGGCACAAGCAAATGTCGGGATAGCGGTTGGTTCAGGCACCGATGTGGCAGCAGAAACAGCCGATATTATTCTGGTAAATAGCAACCCACAGGATATCGCGAACCTAATTTTATTTGGAAAGGCTACCTACAATAAAATGATTCAAAATTTAATCTGGGCTACAGGTTATAATGTCGTAGCAATTCCACTAGCAGCTGGTGTACTATATTCTTCAGGCTTTGTTTTAGGTCCTGCGGTAGGAGCTGTATTTATGAGTTTAAGTACCATTATTGTGGCTATTAATGCGCAGTTATTAAAACGAAAAATCGGTAAAAAATAATGGATAGAAAAGAAAAACTCAACAGGATATCCTTAATTCTGTTGAGTTTATTTGTAGTGATGTTGGGCTATGGCATTTTATTGCCAACCCTTCCCTACTATACAGAGAGACTTGCTCTCAAAGATAATCTGGATGCGGATTTAGTCAATTTTCATATAGGATTACTCACTAGTATTTATCCATTTTTCCAATTACTTTTCGTAGTGGTATGGGGAAAGCTATCAGACAGATATGGTCGTAAACCTATTATCATTTGTGGATTAATTGGTTTTGTAATTATGCAATTACTTACTGGTCTTGCCACATCTCTAACAATGTTATATATCGCTCGAATTTTTGGTGGAATTTTCACTTCTTCGGTTATTCCCGTGAGCAATGCATATTTAAGTGATATTACATCTAAAAAACGTAGAACAAAAATAATGGCTTGGTCTGGTGTTGCCATTAGCTCTGGGGTTATTTTCGGTCCTATCATAGGTGGTTTTCTATCCCAAACAGACCTTCATCTAGAATATTCAATCGGTCAGCTGCATTTAGACCGATTTTCAATGCCATTCTTGTTTGCTGCTATATTGGGATCGATTGTTTTATTCATTGTAATGAAGTGGCTAAAAAATACCGTTCGAGTGCATAAACTTTTTGCAAAAAAAACACCTTTTCGATTTACATTTAGTAACCATTTTGTTGTGTTGCTATCGTTGTCGTTTGTACTACAATTTGTGGTGACTTTATTTGAAACAGTGTTTTCAATTTATGGAAAAGATGAATTAGGCTTTAACAGCAACCAAGTGGGTATTGGTTTTATGCTATGTGGTTCTGTAATGGCAGTTTTACAACCTGTTTTTGCAAGTTATGGAGAGAAGCTGTTATCAATCAAAAAACAAATTGCTTTAGGTTTGCTTATAGCTGGAACATCTTTAATTGCCTTTCCTTTTTTTAAAAATGAATACTTTGTCTACGGCTTAATTATTCTTTTTGCAGCTGGAGGAGCAATGGTAACTCCTAACTTATTATCAGCAGTTTCCTTAATATCAAAAGAAAATACGGGTAGAAATATATCTATACAAAGCTCTTCAAATAGTGTTGGTCAAATTTTGGGGCCTATTTTGGGAACTTGGTTAATTGCTGGGGGGTTCTATTATCCTTTTATTCTTTCAGGAGTAATCACTTTAATAGCCATAGGATTAGTTTATTTGTTAAAGCGGAACAGTCAAAATTAATTTCATCTAACCTAGATTTGAAATAAACGCGTATTTACATGATAGTTAAAAGTTTAATGGTTTGAACTTCTAACTATTTGAATAACTAATTGACAATTTGTTGACCACTACATTAAAGCAGGAAACCTGATTACAGTTTATCGAAAATTAAGGCTATGAAAACGAAAATGCAATCCAGTTGCATCATAATTCTGTTATCTTTGTATTTCAAATGAAAATATTCACATCCATATCAATGGCTATTTTATTCCTTACTCAAGGGGAATCGCCTAATATGGAATTATGTGAGCAACTGGAAAAATTCTCTAATTTCATTTCCCATTATCAAATTCACAAAGAATACGGTGGGGACTCTTTTTATGAGTACGTAGTAGAAGAGCTCTTTAGTGATGATGGAGATAATAAAGCACATCACGATGGTTCGCACGAAGATAAAGCTCCAGTACACTCACACCAGCAGTGCTGTCACCCTTCGGTTTTCATTCCAACCTCAAATAGTATAACCTTAAAGACATTTGATCTTAAGGTAAAAAAGGAATATTCCTATTATTCTTTTCAATTTAATTCCAGATATCTGGAATCTCTCTTTCAGCCTCCACGGGCTTAATTCAGTTTCATAGGGATTGCTATTCCCTATTACGTTGTGAGTTCAAATACTTGCAATTTTTGCGCTTTCGCGAAAGCGTAAAACATTTTGTTTAACTGAATTATTTTCAACCTTATGCTTAATAAAATTATTAAGTACTCCATAACCCATAAGTTGGTTATTGGATTACTCACCTTTGCTCTTATTATTTTAGGGGTATATTCTCTAAGGCAATTGCCTGTTGATGCAGTGCCTGATATTACTAATAATCAAGTACAAGTCATAACCAACTCGCCCACACTTGCGGCTCAGGAAGTAGAACGCCTTATTACATTTCCCATCGAAATAACGATGGCGACTATTCCACAAATTGAAGAAATACGTTCTTTTTCAAGGTTTGGACTTTCGGTCGTAACCATTGTTTTTGAGGAAGATGTAGATGTGTACTGGGCACGACAGCAGGTTAATGAACGCCTTGCCGAAGCTCAATCTGAAATTCCGAAAGAAATAGGTAAGCCGGGAATAGCACCTTTGACCACAGGTTTGGGAGAAATCTATCAATACGTAATCACAACTGAACCAGGTTACGAAGACCAATATAATGCAACCGAATTAAGAACAATCCAAGACTGGATCATCAGGCGCCAATTATTAGGCACGCCTGGCGTGGCTGACGTTAGTAGTTTTGGCGGTTATCTTAAACAATATGAGATTGCCATCAGACCTGAGCTTCTGAACACTATGAATATCTCAATTACAGAGATTTTTGATGCGCTCCAGACCAATAACCAAAACACAGGTGGTGCCTATATTGAAAAGAACGATAAAGCTCTTTTTATACGTAGTGAAGGTTTGGTAGGTTCACTGGAGGATATTGAAAATATTCTAGTCAAACAAACGGAATCTGGTAATCCCATATTGATACGCGATGTGGCTAAAGTTCAAATAGGAAAAGCCATACGTTACGGAGCGACTACCCGTAACGGAGAAGGTGAAGTGGTAAGTGCTATCGTGATGA contains:
- a CDS encoding MFS transporter translates to MDRKEKLNRISLILLSLFVVMLGYGILLPTLPYYTERLALKDNLDADLVNFHIGLLTSIYPFFQLLFVVVWGKLSDRYGRKPIIICGLIGFVIMQLLTGLATSLTMLYIARIFGGIFTSSVIPVSNAYLSDITSKKRRTKIMAWSGVAISSGVIFGPIIGGFLSQTDLHLEYSIGQLHLDRFSMPFLFAAILGSIVLFIVMKWLKNTVRVHKLFAKKTPFRFTFSNHFVVLLSLSFVLQFVVTLFETVFSIYGKDELGFNSNQVGIGFMLCGSVMAVLQPVFASYGEKLLSIKKQIALGLLIAGTSLIAFPFFKNEYFVYGLIILFAAGGAMVTPNLLSAVSLISKENTGRNISIQSSSNSVGQILGPILGTWLIAGGFYYPFILSGVITLIAIGLVYLLKRNSQN
- a CDS encoding copper-translocating P-type ATPase produces the protein MENHEHHKKEEMDHSKMDHSKMNHEKKDHSKMDDSKIDHSKMKHGSEDHSGHNPGHGQMGHDHHKMMIADFRKRFWVTLVLTIPILFFSPMIQEFFGYEFLLPGNSYVLFALSTIVYFYGGWPFLKGFVSEVKNGAPGMMTLISMAISVAYFYSSATVFGLKGVDFFWELATLIAIMLIGHWIEMKSVLGASKALQLLVSMMPAEAHRVKGDTIEDIALEDLLKDDVILVKPGEKVPADGVIVEGSSYLNESMLTGESKPVKKDAKDKVIGGSVNGNSTLKVKVVHTGKDSYLNKVITMVEEAQKTKSKMQNLSDRAAKWLTYIALAIGFGTLAVWLLLGFPFVYALERMVTVMVIACPHALGLAIPLVVAISTAVSAQNGLLIRNRTAFEESRKISALLFDKTGTLTKGDFGVTRIESIDKSYSPEEILRLSSALEQSSEHPIAVGIIKKVKENNVPIPNPENFNSITGKGVEAKVEGKQVKVVSPGYLRDEKITIPEDAYSDAAETVVFVLIDGKLAGYIALADEIRPESAEAIKIFKKNNIKVLMATGDNEITAKAVSEKLGLDGYYAEVLPHQKVEIVKGLQDKGEFVAMTGDGVNDAPALAQANVGIAVGSGTDVAAETADIILVNSNPQDIANLILFGKATYNKMIQNLIWATGYNVVAIPLAAGVLYSSGFVLGPAVGAVFMSLSTIIVAINAQLLKRKIGKK